In Saccharolobus solfataricus, a genomic segment contains:
- a CDS encoding aminopeptidase P family protein: MNRLRKLKAILEDKKDSCAIIFGSPNLFYFLEYSGAGALIYCDSRFTLLVPALEMYRAENVKDVDIAIYYPSKILENVIEGNIFRAIEKIVNKSNIMLDVSWVEASTYKALSEKYKVIDFSNEIVRLREVKDNDEIERIRKAGEITAVAMKIGMEKLSEGTSNEKQVAGIIDMTMRSMGAEDYAFPSIVAFGENSAYPHHIPTDRVLGNNDIVLFDIGAKYNGYCFDSTRTFVFKNSEAKKVYEVVLEAQMEAIDAVRDGVMASEVDITARRVIEKAGYGKYFIHSTGHGVGVEIHESPAVSMNSKQILKENMIITVEPGIYLKGRFGIRIEDTLIVTKGKPIVLETAYKLL; encoded by the coding sequence AGGTTAAGAAAGCTTAAGGCAATCCTAGAAGATAAGAAAGATAGTTGTGCCATAATATTTGGTTCTCCAAATTTATTCTACTTCTTAGAATATTCTGGGGCAGGAGCGTTAATTTATTGTGATTCACGCTTTACCTTACTTGTCCCTGCCCTAGAGATGTATAGAGCAGAGAATGTGAAAGATGTCGATATTGCAATTTATTATCCATCTAAAATCTTGGAGAATGTCATTGAAGGTAATATATTTAGGGCTATTGAAAAAATTGTTAATAAGAGCAACATAATGCTAGACGTAAGCTGGGTTGAGGCAAGTACGTATAAGGCGTTATCAGAAAAGTATAAGGTAATTGATTTTTCTAATGAGATAGTAAGGTTAAGAGAAGTTAAGGATAACGATGAGATAGAAAGAATAAGAAAAGCTGGTGAAATTACTGCTGTTGCAATGAAAATTGGTATGGAGAAATTGAGCGAAGGAACTTCTAACGAAAAACAAGTAGCGGGTATTATAGATATGACTATGAGATCTATGGGTGCTGAAGATTATGCTTTCCCATCAATAGTGGCATTTGGAGAGAATTCAGCGTATCCACATCACATTCCTACAGATCGTGTATTAGGAAATAATGATATTGTACTATTTGATATAGGTGCGAAATATAATGGTTACTGCTTTGATAGCACCAGAACTTTTGTATTTAAGAATAGTGAAGCAAAGAAAGTTTATGAAGTAGTTTTGGAAGCACAAATGGAGGCTATAGATGCCGTTAGGGATGGAGTAATGGCTTCTGAAGTAGATATTACTGCTAGGAGAGTTATAGAAAAAGCTGGTTATGGTAAATATTTTATACACTCTACTGGACATGGAGTTGGAGTAGAAATTCATGAAAGCCCTGCAGTTTCCATGAATTCCAAGCAGATATTGAAGGAAAATATGATTATTACCGTAGAACCTGGAATATATCTGAAAGGCAGGTTCGGTATACGTATAGAAGATACCCTTATTGTAACTAAAGGAAAGCCCATCGTGCTAGAAACTGCTTATAAACTGTTGTAG